The Streptomyces seoulensis genome contains a region encoding:
- a CDS encoding LacI family DNA-binding transcriptional regulator, protein MAGRVGIKDVARHAGVSVGTVSNVINRPETVTEETRLRVQAVIDLLGYVRSESARQLRAGRSRIISLLVLDMGNPFFVDVARGAERAAREAGIGVMVCNSGQSPAEEADYLSLFAEHRVRGVLLTPADATGRNIEAFRRHRIPFVLVDRVAEGTTECSVSVDDVAGGTLAVRHLVDTGHRSIAYVSGPAQLKQVRDRREGAHLALAQAGLPPEVLRELPTERLDVAAGRDAGARLLGLAERPTAVFCANDLLALGVLQALYAAGVKVPEDMAIVGYDDIEFAAASAVPLTSVRQPAVTMGALATELLLEETESENADSHAHRRVVLQPELVVRGSSLVSR, encoded by the coding sequence ATGGCAGGCAGAGTCGGCATCAAGGACGTGGCCCGGCACGCGGGGGTCTCCGTAGGCACCGTCTCCAACGTCATCAACCGCCCCGAGACGGTCACCGAGGAGACCCGGCTGCGGGTCCAGGCGGTGATCGACCTGCTCGGCTACGTACGCAGCGAGAGCGCCCGCCAACTCCGGGCTGGGCGCAGCCGCATCATCTCGCTGCTCGTCCTCGACATGGGCAATCCCTTCTTCGTGGACGTGGCGCGCGGCGCCGAACGGGCGGCGCGGGAGGCGGGGATCGGCGTCATGGTCTGCAACAGCGGCCAGAGCCCCGCCGAGGAGGCCGACTACCTCTCCCTCTTCGCCGAACACCGCGTGCGCGGGGTCCTGTTGACCCCGGCCGACGCCACGGGCCGCAACATCGAGGCATTCCGCCGCCACCGCATCCCGTTCGTCCTGGTCGACCGGGTCGCCGAGGGCACCACCGAGTGCTCGGTCTCCGTGGACGACGTGGCGGGCGGAACCCTCGCCGTGCGCCACCTCGTGGACACCGGCCACCGCTCGATCGCCTACGTCAGCGGGCCGGCCCAGCTCAAGCAGGTCAGGGACCGCAGGGAAGGCGCCCACCTCGCCCTCGCCCAGGCCGGGCTGCCCCCCGAGGTGCTCCGCGAACTGCCCACCGAGCGCCTGGACGTGGCCGCCGGCCGCGACGCGGGCGCCCGTCTGCTCGGCCTCGCCGAGCGCCCTACGGCGGTGTTCTGCGCCAACGACCTGCTGGCCCTCGGCGTCCTCCAGGCCCTGTACGCGGCGGGCGTCAAGGTGCCGGAGGACATGGCGATCGTCGGCTACGACGACATCGAGTTCGCCGCCGCCTCTGCTGTCCCGCTCACCTCGGTACGCCAGCCCGCCGTCACCATGGGCGCGCTGGCCACCGAACTCCTGCTGGAGGAGACGGAGTCCGAGAACGCCGACAGCCATGCGCACCGACGGGTCGTGCTCCAACCGGAGCTGGTCGTACGGGGGTCGAGCCTGGTCTCCCGCTGA
- a CDS encoding sugar ABC transporter ATP-binding protein: MPEPPVLAAQGLSKSFGAVRALRNVSLELYGGQIHALAGENGAGKSTLIKTLAGVHRPDTGVLKLHGEPVVLHGPADARDAGVAVIHQEPTLFPDLSVAENIFMGRQPRRSLRRVDHRAMNAAAGDLFTRLAVDLDPERPARGLSIADQQLVETAKALSFDARVLIMDEPTAALTGSETARLFGVVRALRDQGCAILFVSHRLEEIFDLCQYVTTLRDGEVVAGEPAGDLTEDALVRRMVGRDLGELYPKEPAEPGEVALDVQRLTREGVFTDVSFEVRSGEIVGLAGLVGAGRSEVARAVFGVDKWDAGTAEVCGRPLTNGSPSAAMAAGLVLVPEDRRAQGLVMDMSIERNIGLTGLRTTVRAGLMDRRAERSRALDWAVRLKVKYARIADAVGTLSGGNQQKVVLAKWLATGPRVLIVDEPTRGIDIGTKAEVHRLLSGLAADGVAVLMISSDLPEILGMADRVLVMHEGRLTAELPRADATEESVLAAATGRAR, encoded by the coding sequence ATGCCAGAGCCCCCCGTCCTGGCCGCGCAGGGCCTGAGCAAGTCCTTCGGCGCCGTGCGCGCACTGCGGAACGTCTCCCTCGAGCTGTACGGCGGTCAGATCCACGCCCTCGCGGGCGAGAACGGCGCCGGAAAGTCCACCCTGATCAAGACGCTCGCCGGGGTCCACCGCCCCGACACCGGCGTCCTGAAGCTCCACGGCGAGCCGGTCGTCCTGCACGGCCCGGCCGACGCCCGCGACGCCGGGGTGGCCGTCATCCACCAGGAACCGACGCTCTTTCCCGACCTGTCCGTGGCCGAGAACATCTTCATGGGCCGCCAGCCCCGCCGCTCCCTGCGGCGCGTCGACCACCGCGCCATGAACGCGGCCGCCGGTGACCTCTTCACCCGCCTCGCCGTGGACCTCGACCCCGAGCGCCCCGCGCGCGGCCTGTCCATCGCCGACCAGCAGCTCGTCGAGACGGCCAAGGCGCTCTCCTTCGACGCCCGCGTCCTCATCATGGACGAGCCGACCGCCGCCCTCACCGGCAGCGAGACGGCCCGCCTCTTCGGCGTCGTACGCGCCCTGCGCGACCAGGGCTGCGCCATCCTGTTCGTCTCGCACCGGCTGGAGGAGATCTTCGACCTCTGCCAGTACGTCACCACCCTCAGGGACGGCGAGGTCGTCGCCGGGGAGCCGGCCGGGGACCTCACCGAGGACGCCCTCGTGCGCCGCATGGTGGGCCGGGACCTCGGCGAGCTGTACCCGAAGGAACCCGCCGAGCCGGGTGAAGTGGCGCTCGACGTGCAGCGGTTGACCCGCGAAGGCGTCTTCACCGACGTGTCCTTCGAGGTCCGCAGCGGCGAGATCGTGGGCCTCGCCGGTCTGGTCGGGGCCGGGCGCAGCGAGGTCGCGCGAGCCGTCTTCGGCGTCGACAAGTGGGACGCCGGGACGGCCGAGGTCTGCGGCCGGCCGCTCACCAACGGCTCCCCGAGCGCCGCCATGGCCGCCGGGCTCGTCCTGGTACCCGAGGACCGGCGCGCCCAGGGTCTGGTGATGGACATGTCCATCGAGCGCAACATCGGCCTGACCGGGCTGCGCACGACCGTACGGGCCGGGCTGATGGACCGGCGTGCCGAGCGGAGCCGGGCCCTGGACTGGGCGGTGCGGCTGAAGGTCAAGTACGCCCGGATCGCCGACGCCGTGGGCACCCTGTCCGGCGGCAACCAGCAGAAGGTCGTCCTCGCCAAGTGGCTCGCCACCGGACCCAGGGTGCTGATCGTGGACGAACCGACCCGGGGCATCGACATCGGCACCAAGGCCGAGGTGCACCGGCTGCTGTCCGGGCTCGCCGCCGACGGCGTCGCCGTACTGATGATCTCCTCCGACCTGCCGGAGATCCTCGGCATGGCCGACCGCGTCCTCGTCATGCACGAGGGGCGGCTCACCGCCGAGCTGCCCCGCGCGGACGCCACCGAGGAATCCGTGCTCGCCGCGGCCACCGGGAGGGCGCGATGA
- a CDS encoding FAD-dependent monooxygenase, with the protein MNHSAHRTVLVSGASIAGPALAYWLDRYGFEVTVVEKAPAVRGGGYAIDIRGTAREVVERMGLLQRLREAHVDSRLISFVDTEGALIAAIRPESITGGTEGHDLEVRRGDLADALQTAVHDRVEFLFNDSIATLDDRADRVDVVFASGTRRSFDLVIGADGLHSNTRRLVFGPEEKFHRYLGHTFAGFTLDNDFGLEREGVIWNAPGRAAVLYAHEPSDRMHGFLTFTQEVPPYDAFRNPEAQRELVASRFPERSWHVPRLVTAMREARDLFFDVVSQIHMPAWSSGRVALAGDAAHATSFLSGQGSSVSLVGAYVLAGELAARADHTEAFAAYERLTRDFVETNQALATSGGTFVTPTTQEMLDARDAALRDASALTGDEGRAANTGMTLPDYRHLG; encoded by the coding sequence ATGAACCACTCCGCGCACCGCACCGTCCTCGTCTCCGGCGCCAGCATCGCCGGCCCCGCCCTCGCCTACTGGCTCGACCGCTACGGCTTCGAGGTCACCGTGGTCGAGAAGGCCCCCGCCGTCCGGGGCGGCGGCTACGCCATCGACATCCGTGGCACGGCCCGTGAGGTCGTCGAGCGCATGGGCCTGCTGCAGCGGCTGCGCGAGGCCCATGTCGACTCCCGCCTGATCTCCTTCGTGGACACCGAGGGCGCCCTGATCGCCGCCATCCGCCCCGAGTCCATCACCGGCGGCACCGAGGGCCACGACCTCGAAGTGCGCCGGGGCGACCTGGCCGACGCCCTGCAGACGGCCGTCCACGACCGCGTCGAGTTCCTGTTCAACGACTCCATCGCCACCCTGGACGACCGCGCGGACCGGGTGGACGTCGTCTTCGCCAGCGGCACCCGCCGCTCCTTCGACCTCGTCATAGGCGCCGACGGACTGCACTCCAACACCCGCCGCCTGGTCTTCGGACCCGAGGAGAAGTTCCACAGGTACCTCGGCCACACCTTCGCCGGCTTCACCCTCGACAACGACTTCGGCCTGGAGCGCGAGGGCGTCATCTGGAACGCACCGGGCCGGGCCGCCGTGCTGTACGCCCACGAGCCGAGCGACCGTATGCACGGCTTCCTCACCTTCACCCAGGAGGTGCCGCCCTACGACGCCTTCCGGAACCCCGAGGCGCAGCGGGAGCTGGTCGCCTCCCGGTTCCCCGAGCGGAGCTGGCACGTCCCCCGGCTGGTGACCGCGATGCGCGAGGCGCGGGACCTGTTCTTCGACGTGGTCAGCCAGATCCACATGCCCGCCTGGTCGTCAGGCCGTGTGGCACTCGCGGGCGACGCGGCCCACGCCACCTCGTTCCTGTCCGGCCAGGGCTCCAGCGTCTCCCTGGTCGGCGCCTACGTGCTGGCCGGCGAGCTGGCCGCGCGGGCGGACCACACCGAGGCGTTCGCCGCGTACGAGCGCCTCACCCGCGACTTCGTGGAGACCAATCAGGCCCTCGCCACCAGCGGCGGCACCTTCGTGACCCCCACCACCCAGGAGATGCTGGACGCCCGCGACGCGGCTCTGCGCGACGCCTCCGCGCTCACCGGGGACGAGGGCCGCGCCGCCAACACCGGTATGACACTGCCGGATTACCGCCACCTGGGATAG
- a CDS encoding ABC transporter permease, whose product MTDSPLARAVRWDTVVGALLLVLLLLSFSFVDGFGNALNLSFLIGNTLPVALIALPMTLLVVSGEIDLSVASTAGLSGAVMGALWNAGAAIETIIPLCLLLGVVCGLVNGLLVTRLGLPSLAVTIGTMAAYRGIAQIVLGSDAVTDFPARYLDFAAGRIGATFVPYALPPFLVLLAVAVLLLHATPFGRSLFAIGANEEAARFAGIRVRRHKLWLFTATGLLASATGIFWALHYASARYDNATGLELSVVAAVLLGGISFDGGRGTLGGAVAGVFLLGALQNVMSLLNVSAQSQIVVTGVLLVVSVLAPRIARRIAAARAVRANSALPHAF is encoded by the coding sequence ATGACTGACTCGCCCCTCGCGCGCGCCGTCCGCTGGGACACCGTCGTCGGCGCCCTCCTGCTCGTCCTGCTCCTGCTGTCCTTCTCCTTCGTGGACGGCTTCGGCAACGCCCTCAACCTGTCGTTCCTGATCGGCAACACCCTGCCGGTCGCGCTCATCGCCCTGCCGATGACGCTGCTGGTGGTCTCCGGCGAGATCGACCTCTCGGTGGCCTCCACGGCCGGGCTGTCCGGCGCGGTGATGGGCGCCCTGTGGAACGCCGGTGCGGCCATCGAGACGATCATCCCGCTGTGCCTGCTGCTCGGCGTGGTCTGCGGGCTGGTCAACGGCCTCCTGGTGACCCGGCTCGGGCTGCCGTCCCTGGCCGTCACCATCGGCACCATGGCCGCCTATCGCGGCATCGCGCAGATCGTCCTCGGCTCCGACGCGGTCACCGACTTCCCGGCCCGGTACCTCGACTTCGCCGCGGGCCGCATCGGCGCCACCTTCGTCCCGTACGCCCTGCCGCCCTTCCTGGTCCTGCTGGCCGTCGCCGTCCTCCTCCTGCACGCGACCCCCTTCGGACGGTCCCTCTTCGCCATCGGCGCCAACGAGGAGGCGGCCCGGTTCGCGGGAATCCGGGTCAGGCGGCACAAGCTGTGGCTGTTCACCGCCACCGGTCTGCTGGCGTCCGCCACCGGGATCTTCTGGGCCCTGCACTACGCCAGCGCCCGCTACGACAACGCCACCGGGCTCGAACTCTCCGTCGTCGCCGCCGTGCTGCTCGGCGGGATCAGCTTCGACGGCGGCCGGGGCACGCTCGGCGGAGCCGTCGCCGGGGTCTTCCTGCTCGGCGCCCTGCAGAACGTGATGAGCCTGCTGAACGTCTCCGCCCAGTCGCAGATCGTCGTCACCGGCGTCCTGCTCGTCGTCTCCGTGCTCGCCCCGCGCATCGCCCGCCGGATCGCCGCCGCACGGGCCGTCCGCGCCAACTCCGCCCTGCCGCACGCCTTCTGA
- a CDS encoding alpha-L-rhamnosidase, whose amino-acid sequence MISRRRLLGTTAGTALAATMATGTTDAQAAPRADHRTLRVSRPTVEYVSNPLGLDTPRPRLSWPLAPEGHDQTQSAYQIRVATRPARLTAPDVWDSGKVTSPDSVLVPYAGPELKARTRYHWQVRVWDGAGRVGAWSEPAWWETGLTAASDWTARWIAAPAALVGAPSLERASWIWFPEGDPASSAPAATRWFRARVEVPSGVTRARLVMTADDGFTAHVNGVPLAHAEPDGPAENWKRPVVVETRLEPGVAVIAVAATNASEGPAGLLGLVELTTPSGVRTVVTDASWRTVDEEPSGDWRSAGYDDGAWKPAKVLAPWGQGPWGKVAAAWSPAAQLRREFRVPAGKTVVRARLYSSALGLYDAHLNGARVGEDRLAPGWTDYRDRVQYQTYDVTDRLTSGANALAVTLAAGWYAGNVAWFGPHQYGERPAFIGQLEVTYTDGSTDRVLSGSGWRAATGPVTSADLMSGEDYDARLETPGWTRAGFDDAGWAAVDEVQKVTAGLVAQVDGPVRVEREVAAKKVTEPKPGVFVFDLGQNMVGAVRLRVRGAAGTTVRLRHAEVLNPDGTLYTANLRTARATDTCVLKGGGTETFEPRFTFHGFRYVEVTGFPGRPPLDAVTGRVLHTSAPFTMSFRTDVPMLNQLHSNITWGQRGNFLSVPTDTPARDERLGWTGDINVFAPTAAYTMESARFLAKWLDDLRDGQTADGAFPNVAPYMDVGVGAAGWGDAGVTVPWALYRMYGDVRVLERAWASMLRWLDHLKAHSSGYLRPDEGYGDWLNLQDETPKDVIGTAYFAHSADLVARAAEALGKDPEPYRTLFGHVRDAFRAAYVTGGGRVKGDTQTAYVLALSMDLLAEADRAPAATRLVELIEARDWHLSTGFLGTPRLLPVLTDTGHTDVAHRLLAQRSYPGWGYQIDRGATTMWERWDSIRPDGTFQDAGMNSFNHYAYGSVGEWMYAHITGIAPAAPGFRKILIRPRPGGGVTEAHGRFDSVYGPVSTDWTTGAGGFRLTVSVPPNTTAEVWIPEAREKAHAVGGTAALLRREDGCAVFAAGSGTHRFNG is encoded by the coding sequence GTGATCAGCAGAAGACGACTGTTGGGCACCACCGCAGGTACCGCCCTTGCCGCCACCATGGCCACAGGGACCACCGACGCCCAGGCCGCACCACGCGCCGACCATCGCACCCTCCGCGTCTCCCGGCCCACCGTGGAATACGTGAGCAACCCGCTGGGCCTCGACACGCCCCGGCCAAGGCTCAGTTGGCCGCTGGCGCCCGAGGGGCACGACCAGACGCAGAGCGCCTATCAGATCAGGGTGGCCACCCGGCCGGCCCGCCTGACCGCGCCGGACGTGTGGGACAGCGGCAAGGTCACGTCACCGGATTCGGTCCTCGTGCCCTACGCGGGACCGGAGTTGAAGGCCCGCACGCGCTACCACTGGCAGGTCCGGGTGTGGGACGGCGCGGGCCGCGTCGGCGCCTGGAGCGAGCCCGCCTGGTGGGAGACGGGCCTCACCGCGGCCTCCGACTGGACGGCACGCTGGATCGCCGCACCGGCGGCACTGGTCGGGGCGCCTTCCCTGGAGCGCGCTTCCTGGATCTGGTTCCCCGAGGGCGACCCCGCGAGCAGCGCCCCGGCCGCGACGCGCTGGTTCCGGGCCCGCGTCGAGGTCCCCTCCGGGGTGACACGGGCCCGCCTGGTCATGACGGCCGACGACGGGTTCACCGCCCACGTGAACGGCGTGCCCCTCGCCCATGCCGAGCCGGACGGGCCCGCGGAGAACTGGAAGCGCCCGGTCGTCGTGGAGACCCGGCTGGAGCCCGGAGTCGCGGTGATCGCCGTCGCCGCGACCAACGCGAGCGAGGGGCCGGCCGGCCTGCTCGGCCTGGTCGAGCTGACCACCCCGTCCGGTGTGCGCACCGTCGTGACCGACGCGTCCTGGAGGACCGTGGACGAGGAGCCTTCGGGCGACTGGCGTTCGGCCGGCTACGACGACGGCGCGTGGAAGCCGGCCAAGGTCCTCGCGCCCTGGGGCCAGGGCCCTTGGGGCAAGGTGGCGGCCGCCTGGTCCCCCGCCGCGCAGTTGCGCCGCGAGTTCCGCGTCCCGGCCGGGAAGACCGTCGTGCGGGCACGCCTGTACTCCTCGGCCCTCGGCCTCTACGACGCCCACCTCAACGGCGCCCGCGTGGGCGAGGACCGGCTCGCGCCCGGCTGGACCGACTACCGCGACCGGGTCCAGTACCAGACGTACGACGTGACGGACCGGCTCACCTCCGGCGCCAACGCACTCGCCGTGACGCTGGCGGCGGGCTGGTACGCGGGCAACGTCGCCTGGTTCGGGCCCCATCAGTACGGCGAACGCCCGGCCTTCATCGGCCAGTTGGAGGTGACCTACACCGACGGGTCGACGGACCGGGTGCTGTCCGGCTCCGGTTGGCGTGCGGCCACGGGGCCGGTCACCAGCGCGGATCTGATGTCGGGCGAGGACTACGACGCCCGCCTGGAGACACCGGGCTGGACACGGGCCGGGTTCGACGACGCCGGGTGGGCGGCCGTGGACGAGGTCCAGAAGGTGACGGCCGGGCTGGTCGCCCAGGTCGACGGCCCGGTCCGGGTGGAGCGCGAGGTGGCCGCCAAGAAGGTGACCGAGCCGAAGCCCGGCGTGTTCGTCTTCGACCTCGGCCAGAACATGGTGGGCGCCGTCCGCCTGCGCGTCCGGGGCGCGGCGGGGACCACGGTGCGGCTGCGGCACGCCGAGGTGCTGAACCCCGACGGCACGCTGTACACCGCGAACCTGCGCACGGCGCGGGCCACGGACACCTGCGTGCTCAAGGGCGGCGGCACCGAGACCTTCGAGCCGCGCTTCACCTTCCACGGGTTCCGGTACGTGGAGGTCACCGGCTTTCCCGGCCGGCCGCCGCTCGACGCGGTCACCGGCCGGGTGCTGCACACCTCGGCGCCGTTCACCATGTCCTTCAGGACCGACGTGCCCATGCTCAACCAACTGCACAGCAACATCACCTGGGGACAGCGCGGCAACTTCCTCTCCGTGCCCACCGACACCCCTGCCCGCGACGAACGGCTCGGCTGGACCGGCGACATCAACGTCTTCGCGCCGACGGCCGCCTACACCATGGAGTCGGCGCGGTTCCTCGCCAAGTGGCTGGACGACCTGCGCGACGGCCAGACGGCGGACGGCGCCTTCCCGAACGTGGCGCCGTACATGGACGTCGGCGTCGGCGCGGCGGGCTGGGGCGACGCCGGGGTGACCGTGCCGTGGGCGCTGTACCGGATGTACGGGGACGTACGGGTGCTGGAGCGGGCCTGGGCGTCGATGCTGAGGTGGCTGGACCATCTCAAGGCGCACAGCAGCGGGTACCTGCGGCCCGACGAGGGCTACGGGGACTGGCTGAACCTCCAGGACGAGACCCCGAAGGACGTCATCGGCACCGCGTACTTCGCGCACAGCGCCGACCTGGTCGCGCGGGCGGCCGAGGCGCTGGGCAAGGACCCGGAGCCCTACCGGACGCTCTTCGGACACGTCCGGGACGCCTTCCGGGCCGCGTACGTCACCGGGGGCGGCCGGGTGAAGGGGGACACGCAGACGGCGTACGTGCTGGCGCTGTCCATGGATCTGCTCGCCGAGGCGGACCGCGCCCCCGCCGCCACCCGCCTGGTCGAGCTGATCGAGGCGCGGGACTGGCACCTGTCCACCGGTTTCCTCGGCACCCCGAGGCTGCTGCCCGTGCTCACCGACACCGGGCACACGGATGTCGCCCACCGGCTGCTGGCCCAGCGCTCGTACCCGGGCTGGGGCTACCAGATCGACCGGGGCGCCACCACGATGTGGGAGCGCTGGGACTCCATCCGGCCGGACGGCACCTTCCAGGACGCCGGGATGAACTCCTTCAACCACTACGCGTACGGCTCGGTCGGCGAGTGGATGTACGCCCACATCACCGGGATCGCCCCCGCCGCGCCCGGCTTCCGGAAGATCCTGATCCGGCCCCGGCCGGGCGGCGGTGTGACCGAGGCGCACGGCCGTTTCGACTCGGTGTACGGACCGGTCTCCACGGACTGGACGACGGGCGCCGGGGGTTTCCGCCTCACCGTGTCCGTACCGCCCAACACCACCGCCGAGGTGTGGATACCCGAGGCCCGTGAGAAGGCCCACGCCGTGGGCGGCACCGCCGCTCTGCTGCGCCGGGAGGACGGCTGCGCCGTCTTCGCCGCGGGCTCGGGCACCCACCGCTTCAACGGCTGA
- a CDS encoding MarR family winged helix-turn-helix transcriptional regulator, producing the protein MNAESPSADVLAVVPRLAQLSNAVNRGRLTERAAEAAGLALERPALAVLMTLHMADRPLRIGEIAERMQVVGPHVTRQVQGLERRGLVRRVADPYDRRASLIEPTAEGAQAANRYATSLVGWFSEAIADWSDRDRTDLGRLLGRLVDDVTAHLGRLDEEEAPGEG; encoded by the coding sequence GTGAACGCAGAGTCACCGTCGGCGGACGTGCTGGCCGTGGTGCCCCGGCTGGCGCAACTGAGCAACGCCGTCAATCGCGGCCGGCTGACCGAGCGCGCGGCCGAGGCGGCCGGGCTGGCGCTGGAGCGCCCGGCACTGGCGGTGCTGATGACACTGCACATGGCGGACCGCCCGCTGCGCATCGGTGAGATCGCGGAGCGCATGCAGGTCGTGGGTCCGCATGTGACCCGCCAGGTGCAGGGCCTGGAGCGGCGCGGCCTGGTGCGGCGGGTGGCCGACCCGTACGACCGCCGCGCCAGCCTCATCGAGCCGACCGCCGAGGGCGCCCAGGCGGCGAACCGCTACGCGACCTCCCTCGTCGGCTGGTTCTCCGAGGCCATCGCTGACTGGTCCGACCGGGACCGCACCGACCTCGGCCGCCTCTTGGGACGACTGGTGGACGACGTCACCGCGCACCTGGGACGGCTGGACGAGGAGGAGGCTCCGGGGGAGGGGTGA
- the rhaS gene encoding rhamnose ABC transporter substrate-binding protein: MSTPGIRQACAALAATLSLALALTACGGTTKKSVADDDGGAKRTHGKADPNAPTKKGLTVAFLPKQVNNPYFTVADKGGRQALGELGSSYKEVGPSSATDTSGQVSYVNTLTQQQVDGIAVSAQDPGALCTALKQAMSNGIKVVTYDSDTNPGCRDVFVSQASAEALGRSQVQLLGKQLGYKGEIAILSAAQTATNQNTWIGFMKDELKKPRYKNMKLVGTAYGNDDAQQSFQQTQGLLQEHPRLAGIISPTTVGIKAAAQYLSGSKYKGKVRLTGLGTPNDLRRYVKNGTIDAFELWDPAKLGALAAHAAVALSSGQITGQRGETFKAGGLGSFTIGEKGVIDLGAPTVFDKGNIDRYRF; the protein is encoded by the coding sequence ATGTCCACTCCCGGAATCCGCCAGGCGTGCGCCGCGCTCGCCGCCACCCTCTCGCTCGCCCTCGCCCTGACCGCCTGCGGCGGCACCACCAAGAAGTCCGTGGCGGACGACGACGGCGGCGCGAAGCGGACCCACGGCAAGGCCGACCCGAACGCCCCCACCAAGAAGGGCCTCACCGTCGCCTTCCTGCCCAAGCAGGTCAACAACCCCTACTTCACCGTCGCCGACAAGGGCGGCCGGCAGGCCCTCGGGGAACTCGGCTCCTCCTACAAGGAGGTCGGCCCGAGCAGCGCCACCGACACCTCCGGCCAGGTCTCCTACGTCAACACCCTCACCCAGCAGCAGGTCGACGGCATCGCCGTGTCCGCCCAGGACCCCGGCGCCCTGTGCACCGCGCTCAAGCAGGCGATGAGCAATGGCATCAAGGTCGTCACCTACGACTCCGACACCAACCCCGGCTGCCGGGACGTCTTCGTCTCCCAGGCGAGCGCCGAGGCCCTCGGCCGCTCCCAGGTCCAGCTCCTCGGCAAGCAGCTCGGCTACAAGGGCGAGATAGCGATCCTCTCCGCCGCGCAGACCGCCACCAACCAGAACACCTGGATCGGCTTCATGAAGGACGAGCTGAAGAAACCCCGGTACAAGAACATGAAGCTGGTCGGGACGGCCTACGGCAACGACGACGCCCAGCAGTCCTTCCAGCAGACCCAGGGCCTCCTCCAGGAGCACCCGAGGCTGGCCGGGATCATCTCCCCGACCACCGTCGGCATCAAGGCCGCCGCCCAGTACCTCTCCGGCTCCAAGTACAAGGGCAAGGTCCGGCTGACCGGCCTCGGCACCCCCAACGACCTGCGCCGGTACGTGAAGAACGGCACCATCGACGCCTTCGAGCTCTGGGACCCCGCCAAGCTCGGCGCCCTCGCCGCGCACGCCGCCGTCGCCCTCTCCTCCGGGCAGATCACCGGGCAGCGCGGCGAGACGTTCAAGGCCGGCGGCCTCGGCAGTTTCACCATCGGTGAGAAGGGCGTCATCGACCTCGGCGCACCCACCGTCTTCGACAAGGGCAACATCGACCGGTACAGGTTCTGA
- a CDS encoding ABC transporter permease has protein sequence MTVTGHTPAPAVEPGTADETRLLDRVFKLRELAILLVLLVMIAVTQADNREFLSEQGVKDLLLNATILVLVASGQALVVITRNVDLSVGSVLGLTAFTAGDVLQGGGSAPVAVLLAVALGVGCGLLNGALVSLGRVPALVVTLGTLYIVRGVDSIWVGSRQITASDLPDGFTDFGSGGLSAVPYLALIALAVLVATAYYLRNFGGGRELYALGSHPEAARLAGIPVRRRVLAAYVACGALTGLAGALYLARFGNVDSSTGSGYELTVVSAVVVGGVAFTGGSGSVYGAALGALLLTTVGSVLPALGVSSVWVLAINGVLLVLAIAVDRIVALRVARALKKRSAPNRRDIRHD, from the coding sequence ATGACCGTCACCGGACACACCCCGGCCCCCGCCGTGGAGCCGGGCACGGCGGACGAGACCCGGCTGCTGGACCGCGTGTTCAAGCTCCGCGAACTCGCCATCCTCCTCGTCCTCCTGGTGATGATCGCGGTCACCCAGGCGGACAACCGGGAGTTCCTCTCCGAGCAGGGCGTCAAGGACCTCCTGCTCAACGCGACGATCCTGGTGCTCGTCGCCTCCGGCCAGGCACTGGTGGTCATCACCCGCAACGTCGACCTGTCCGTCGGCTCCGTGCTGGGCCTGACCGCCTTCACCGCCGGGGACGTGCTGCAAGGGGGCGGCAGCGCCCCGGTCGCGGTGCTGCTCGCCGTCGCCCTCGGTGTGGGCTGCGGGCTGCTGAACGGCGCCCTCGTCAGCCTCGGCCGGGTCCCGGCCCTCGTCGTCACCCTCGGCACCCTGTACATCGTCCGGGGCGTCGACTCCATCTGGGTCGGCTCACGCCAGATCACCGCCTCCGACCTGCCCGACGGCTTCACCGACTTCGGCTCCGGCGGCCTGTCCGCCGTGCCGTACCTCGCCCTGATCGCCCTCGCCGTGCTCGTCGCCACCGCCTACTACCTGCGCAACTTCGGCGGCGGCCGTGAGCTGTACGCGCTCGGCTCCCACCCGGAGGCGGCACGGCTCGCCGGCATCCCCGTACGACGGCGCGTCCTGGCCGCCTACGTCGCCTGCGGGGCCCTCACCGGACTCGCCGGCGCGCTCTACCTGGCCCGCTTCGGCAACGTCGACAGCTCCACCGGCAGCGGCTACGAACTCACCGTCGTCAGCGCCGTGGTCGTCGGCGGCGTCGCCTTCACCGGCGGCTCGGGCAGCGTGTACGGCGCGGCGCTCGGAGCCCTGCTGCTCACCACCGTGGGCAGCGTGCTGCCCGCCCTCGGCGTCAGCTCCGTGTGGGTCCTGGCCATCAACGGCGTCCTGCTCGTCCTCGCCATCGCCGTCGACCGGATCGTGGCGCTGCGCGTGGCCCGCGCCCTCAAGAAGAGGTCCGCGCCGAACCGGAGGGACATCCGCCATGACTGA